The Betta splendens chromosome 2, fBetSpl5.4, whole genome shotgun sequence nucleotide sequence AACTGAGGAcggactgttcatttctacctgtaacatacatatattacCTATTTTATTATGGAGCACCTGTTGTGTGGTCAAATGTGTATAAGTTTAGTATTAAGCACAACGGCTCCCTATTAAACAAATACCGTCACATTTAAATGGATTTATACTCTTTCAACAGTCACAATCCTATGTCCTCTGATGAGCCAGTGGTTAAGATGCGTGACTTTGGTCTCAGGTGTGAGTTCAGAACTCTCTTCTTAGGCaactttaattgttttttctgaacaacatagttgatgtctttgtcattttctgttcactgcaaggTTATAATTGCTCTGTCTGGTTTAAGGCAGACCTGCGccaaagcagcaaaacattcttgttttcattccctcattcccttttttgtgtctttaaatagctcTTATATACGTACAAATCCACTGCTCTAAAATCTAATACAATATATTAGCTTCACATATTTCTGTGATTGTGCATCTTACTGGTTCAACTGGTCTCATACAAATtttaaaagtggtcaaataacttggtggtcactcgtgcagtttaaAGCAGACACGACAtgtggaagaacaaacatgttgatgTTGTCATATTTTTAGTGTGAATATTCTCATcattgtcatttcctgttttgttttgcactacttctgtttttttgttgtacTCCCATGCTAGTTTTACTTCCAGTCGGTTTCACATCACCTGTATGCAATAGACAATCAGTTCAGGTATTtaccaccagtactcacctcagacctctgccagattgtagGGATGCATATCCTCTTTCCAGCGATTCCCGTGTATAGACCTTGTTGCCAGACCTTGCCTGTTTATGGACCTTGTCTCAGCCTAGCCCTTTGGTACCATCGCCGTAGCTATCCTGGTTCTGAccttgcctgttttttgactaCTGATCTTGCCTGCGCCTGCTTACCACCTCGCTTGCTTTCTGGTGTAAACTCTGTTTCCCTGGAAACCTGTAAGTCCATTAAAACACGATCAAACCTACCTCTTGGTttcctgtgctgtgcatgtgggttcaaTTCATCCGCCTGACAGCTGCAATAATGAATGTGCAATTTATATAATTTCACATACCAAATATAAATGCACTGCGGGATTTGGCTCGAAGGCCTAAGTTTGACATATGTGCTTTATATAATAACGTCTTTTTTTCCTGGTTTTACAACCAGTAGACTATAAATGTCTAATTGtctacattttttaaatgtattattctgtcccttctccctcacccctcccttcccgggtccaatctagctcaccagctgtgcctctatctatcctcttcccctgttgtgacacccttcaaggacaactgttggactggcctgtaaacatcttggtcggcctcggtcatacttctaaaaacaacttcactacactgatgcactttcactttgttcagcagctgctgtaacgCTCAAGCTAGGTAGAAGCGAGCTTTCTCACTGAAAAATCAACTCATGGCTACTTCTGATATTTCTTTATTGAGAATAATATTCAGAATTAGTTTATTTGCCAAGTCTGCAcaggacaaacaaggaattgccAAGGTGCTGCTATAACTATGTGCGCTGCCATTCCTGAAGGAAGTTAAGCAAGTTGCAATACAAACagtacaattaaaaaaaaaaccacaatgATACAGGAGTAGGCACAGTATGAGTTTTTTTCATTGACACATCGGGCTGGGGTGGGGATTGataaaggtcagagagcagaatttgagactggtcttggaggggaggggaaggtgtatctgcatcagtatagtgaaTGTTTGTAGTTGTATGACAGAGGCCAATCAAGCCAGTCCAGCAGTTGTCCTTAAAGGGAGACACAATGAAGGAAAGAAGATACAGGCACAGCTAGATTTGATTCAGGAAGGGAGGGgtaagggagaagggacagaataatacacagtcAATTCTAGTAATGTTTAACAATTCCTGGCTGATTTGTTTGAATCAATAATTCAATCAGTCAcaactcagggcttcattgcCTCTTGTGGGTCCAGGGGATACCCGTGACatctcaagcctgtcagacaaggctgtcaccatagtaaccaagtgttcagtctgtctgcagatgttatctgtctgtctcttgtcttcctccaaaCAGGCTGAGATCTTACTTGTCAGTCCTGAAGTCAGGGctatcctctggtgtaattcttTCAGCCGAGCATTGTTTGTAACTCTATGACTGGTGGACGTGCCAATGAGCCGGCTGCAGATTTTACAATTTTACAATAAAGCAGGGCACCGCCAAGGGGGAGCAGGgagaaaacatgtctgcactCCTTGAGAGGTGGAAGTAGGAATTTCAGTTCTTCGATGTTGCACTGTTTGGTACTACATACATAGTATATTGTATgacatagttacagtatgtctggttgGGAGTTGCATTACAATGGGGGCTTCTGCTTATTGTAATCAAATAACCGATGCATGGGAAACTTATTCTACTTTCTTATTACTTTTGTTTATGCaagattaaaagcagaggtgtCCCTGCTGTTGGAACAGTCTGGTAAATTCTGATTTTGAATTTGAAAGAACAGTGATAATTTTTTTGAATGTCTGATTTCAGTGGTCAggtttattaaatttaaaattagtGAAAGTATTTTGCTTTCACTTAGCTTAAGATAATAAGTGAAGCCATTGAATTATTAGAAATGTGTTTTAGTTAAATCAATTAGATAATTATTGCACTGAATGTAAAGTTTGAATGAAGTAGTCTAGCAGATAAGTTGATATTAATAAAGATTTTGAGTTTAATTAATATTGTATATAGTGTATTGAACTCAAAATACACATTTTgacagggttttttttgtgGCATGACACGtcacctttattgtaaacacaaaacaacgTTTGGTGGCTCACTGTCCCAGCGTTTCTACAAACAGGTAAGTAAAACTAAATAAGTGAAACAAGGAGATCTCCATATTCTGACTGCCCACAATTTGCGCTTATTCCAATAATcatgaataattaatgaagTAGCTACTGCAGTTATTCAAGGGGGCTTGGTAaagtttcagtgtgtttttcaacagaTTTTTCAGGCAAGGTGAGAATACATCAACATACAAATACATCCAATTCCCCCATTGTTACGTATtaatatgtaaacacacatttcaccAGTACCCTTTCGCCAGCAAACGCACATGGCTACATTCAAACTGCATCTGCCAATAGCTTGTCTGCTGCAAATTGGCCGCAGGCGGAGGACACAGACGAAAAAGAAGgatggaaacaggaagtagcagTGTATGGTTATATTTTCAAcccaaaaatgaaacaatggcaacctgtacaatctgcaaaaagggtgttaaatacagtggcaataCCACCAatttacattatatatttatatttactgttgaactttgtctgggctGGCCTGCCAttgaatacaatttaaaacaaaacacctgaaagtcaaaaaaatgtatttatattgaataatgcattaattgtcaaaaagtatTTGTATTGGTATCGATATCGGCGATACTGGTaaatactggtccagtatttacttggtatcggatcgacCCCAAAATTTGCAGTATCGCCTACTCACCCTACTAACAAATAATGGCATTGGTTCACCATTACCATTGTGGACTTATGGCGATACTTCAATGTGTTAGCAGGGTGTGGAGGTATGTGCATTGACCAACAGTAAGATCATTTcttaggcaatagaagattttaattggtatttTAATTtgtagattttatatttgaattgttaagactatgtttgtttgtttatgttttagcacaggcaggctTGTCCTCTtgtgtggtttaattttttgttgtGTATGGTTACATTGGAGAAGgttgtgacctacataatacatactgaacatttcactaatgtACAATTCTGACTGCAGTACCTtttttttgatgaggtgatggtgaggacagccacagcttacATTTGGTAGAGCACTGCTTCTGTtcaaaatagtgatgagaacaaataTCACCCCATCGTCTTGGTCATATGTCTACAACTaaacctgtcctgctgcagaaacaaatctccaacctAACCAAgttggagtgtgaagataacactTCTACCAGCTTTGGAGTACTGGTGCATTTTCTGCtggacaataaagttggctttgactattgcatatttcactgaactctatttttatgaaaggaaacactgtttttcaggaaatcatagttttggaattacatgtttttctctttttaatatggtaagctatgaAGGTGAACCAACTGTTAAATGCTCTCAAAAATCAATAAGCTTACGTTACAGTGAAAGGTAGCAAACTAAAACCCCTCTCCACTTATATGTACAAAGAATTGTGTGCAAGAATTTGGTTGGTCTCTAGTTCTATTACCATAGTAATGTTCATGAagacaaaaaatatattattgttCAAATGTGTTATCCTTTACTTCAGTTTAATTTGCTTCTCAGTTTCTCTGTCAACAAAACAAGATACTGCACAGCAGCAGGGCAGACATATGTCCAAATGAATAGAAGGATGACAAATGCAGCTGAAGCAAATGCTtgctggttggttggttggttttgtaTTTTCAAAAGCTAGAAAGGTAAAGTTCCACATACAGACCAAATTCAGGAAAACAAGCTGCAAACTCATTCTTGTCAGTTTACAGCTACCAAAAACATTCTGGTGAATGTGAAGCCTGCTAATTTTATACAGATATTTAGCTGCATAATAGAATAAAGAATGAATCCACATTTTGTTCCCTTACTGATATAGATACAGTTAATTAAtcacaattaaagaaaaaaaatgtctccAGTTACTCTATATGAAGTGAATAAATCTGACAGCGACCAAGTAGCTGCTGGCTTTGTTGGAGAAGATGTGGGTCTTCTAGAACAGGGTTTCGACTGGGCAGCCTAATTCACAGAGCCTGTACTTGATAACACATCTGTGTTAGCTCTAATTCCCCTTTTCAGAGCCAGCCCTGCCATCCACCAGACAATAGAGGAATAGCGTTGGTGTGTGCGTAAATGGCTGAGACGACTGGACACTTGTTTtacactgttcacaccagtaATGCATCTCTACTGTAAATCCAATGGTGTTGCAGTAAACTGTTCACGTCTGAGgtttttttacagtgtgaaCACACTGTTACAAATCAGAGAATGCTATTCTGCAATATGCAAATATGTGAGGTTTCCCTGCAGTGTGAATGTCGTGGAAATTTTGTAATAAAGAAGCTAGAGAGAGTTGTAGTTTGTgtagtttattttaataacagagaaaaataaaagataatgggaaaagcaaataaaaagccagatGATCATACACCACAGAAGTATAATGCAAACAATCCTCAAGTGGTCcttgccttttaacccctcccGTTACAGTGAATACATTGGGGTTGCAGTAAGCGACTTAGCCGAGAGAATGATTTTCACAGTTTGCACAACTAGGATTTCTTTCCAGTATGAACACGGTGTGTCACTAAGTGACTCAGCCGAGTGTATGCTTTTCAACACTGGTTACCATGAAGGTTTCATTCCAGTGTGAACATGAAGGTGTTTAAGTTTTTCAGTTGCAGTtttagaaaatgcttttccacgcTGTTCACAAGTAAGGCTTCTCTCTAGTgtgaacatgtttgtgtctctgtgaacTACTCCTGtcagaaaatgtttttccacactgttcacatgagaaaggcttctctccggtgtgaacatgttggtgtgtaTATAAGCTACTGAtttgagagaatgcttttccacactgctcacatgagtaaggtttctccccagtgtgaacacgttggtgcaTGCGTAAGCTACTGAGGTAAGAGAATGCTTtttcacactgttcacatgagtaaggtgTCTCTCCACTATGAACCCGCTGGTGTTGCTGTAAACTCTTCATCctagagaatgcttttccacactgttcacatgagtacggtttctctccagtgtgaacacgctcGTGTTGCTGGAATTCCGAGAGCcaagagaatgcttttccacactgttcacacgagaaaggtttctctccagtgtgaacactttGGTGTGTACGTAAACGACTGATGTAAagaaatgcttttccacactgttcacatgagtatggtttctctccattATGAACACGTTGGTGGGTCAGTAAACGACTGCTATAatagaatgcttttccacactgttcacatgagtaaggcttctctccagtgtgaacaagcTGGTGTGTACGTAAGCTATCGAgctgagagaatgcttttccgcATTGTTCACATGTGTGAGgtctctctcctgtgtgaacacGAGTGTGGATTTTCAAATCATTCAATCTGTGGAAAGCTGCTCCACATTCAGTGCAGGTGTACGGTCTCTCTCCTGTATGAATCTGCTGATGGGTCTTTAGGCCACTTCCCGAAGTGAAGGTTTTACCACATTGATCACAGCTGAAAGGTTTATCTCCAGAGTGATTCCGCTGATGATTCTTTAGCTCTGGTGGTCTGGTGAAGGCTTGATGTTTCTAAAGTGACAAAAATAAAGGAGAAAATTACATCTCAAAACCACAATACCAAAGGACAGCAAGGTCCACTAGAACCTCTGTTGCTTCTGAATATACGATCATAATTTTGACACCATGACACTGTAGTATTTCTTTGTGtcattatataattattatattagagCATAATAGTATAGGCTTTGTCTGTGTCCTTTCTGTATCTACTGTAAGTTCATAGAGGTTGTTCTTAGAACCATCTGGTCATGTTAGcataatgaaatgaccagtaacGTGCAGTCAGGGTAGGCAGAGGGGGCAGGGCCTCAGCTTGCCGGACAAATACTatatgattaaaataaaaattcataTCTATACACTAATCTGTTAGAAATGTtaacatatatttttatatatatttacaattatcttaacattctttatttctgtttcacagcttgtctcTAGTATAATAATTACAGACTACAGACGGATTTGACAGACTTTGCACAACCAACAGGCAAAccccacaaatgtttttttaattttcttaaaattctagatatatatttaaatttttttgagTACCATACAGTAGAGCGTTTTTGCAGACAGATCATTTGTATGTGTCAGTATAATCTGGCTCCATAAATATTTACTTGTTCTCATCAATATTTAGGTGAGACTGTTTGCGGTGAGTTTGAGTTTTAAAAAAGGTGGTGGGAAAGTTTACATTAAACTTGGGACGGATGTAGTGTAGACTTTCAACATATTGGTGAGGCCATATTGATAAGAAATCCAATGAAGAGGCTTTCTTTTGCTATATAACAAAAGTGTTGAAAACAGAAATGCATGCAGTAAACCAATGTGATATATTTAgttttagttgtttgtgtgcatatgtATATTTAGTGGCTTGTGTCAAGTTAACCTGTTGAGGTTGTGCTGTTCATATGCTGAAGTCTGCTCTGAGTTGGTATTGAAGGGTTAacggtgtgtgtgcttgttctTCCTGGCGTATCGTGGGTGTGTGTCTAGGTAAAaacagaggtgtgtgtgcacgcacacagatgAGAGATCTCTGTTGCTCTGTGTATGTGGTTGTAAAATAGCGCAGGTGGAGTTATCATGTGGTTgccatttatttattgatttatttattttccatctGATCAGTGTTCCGGCTGTGGCACAGTGGTTAGTGCATTGCGCTCGTTTCGCCCAGGTCGTGGGTTaaatcccctcagagagggtTTGCGTCatgtaaaaacttgccaaaactATCATGCGAATCATTCGCTGAGGAGACCCCTGACGGGATAAGCCGAAAGGAGTTTATTTGGAGGTGTTTCTGTACTGTGGTCAAGTTGGTTGAACTTTAAACTAGTCACTTTGTTTGAAGACCATGTTTCCCCTAATTCTTTTGAAGAGGAGGGAAGTGAATTATAACACAGTCTCCAAAGTCAGCTCTGAGCCGTCAGCAGGGCTGGCCTGCCTATACTGCCTACTGCTGAGGGCACCCTACATCCAGGGggtgaaggaagaagaagatcaAAAAAGATCACAAGATCAAGACGCCTCCCCTCTCTTCTGAATAATCCGACTTTACCTGCTACTACACAGTGGTCATTTTGTGATGGACCAACAAGTTCAACGTGTCAAAACATCCTAAACTGTATGGTGcccagggagaaaaaaaaagataaaaggaggaggaaaaataaagacagaggTAATGTTATGGTAAAGATGTCAATGATATTATTTTGCTGTTTCCGAATGATGACTGATTACGCCATAATCACGTTAACAATTAACATGATTTGCTAATCAATAAATAGCTAGCGCTATCTACCCATTAACTTTGTCAGATATATGCTGATGCAAGACGCTAGTTGTtatagaaaataataatgtaacTATGCCCatcattccttttttttgttttgattgttgCTAATATATGAATTACTTATATAATTTGTATCAGAAAAAGTGCATTGCCTGTTATACAGTATAGTCTACATTATGCATGTATCTTTAGGTTTTTCATCGATATTTAATTTTAACtttaatcaaataaaaaaatgtccaAGACAAATGGACTATTACGTTTCTTGTGAGTATATATACTAGCAGTGGAATTAACTGCGAAGCAACGGGGCGCCACATGGTTTGGGTGGCTAACACACTGTTAGCGGCCACAATATCATCTATACCAAATTTAAACAGCTGCCTATTAGCTCCATCTCAGCCACGTTAGGATCTAAAGGAACAATATGTCTCAGTCTAACGACCACATGGTCAGTTTCcatcagcagagaacagaggttCCTTTACTCTGGAGAGCACCGTCTGTATGTGTCCACACATCAACAgcctgtttttcctctgttcaGTCATAGAACATCTTTGCATTAATGTCGCTGTGAGACGCTTTCAGCGGTGTCAGAATCAGCACCGACCTGTTGATCTGTGGGACCAGCCTGGTCgaggtcctgctgctgctcctcctcagctccgtTAGTGGACTGGTGCTGCTCGCTTAAACTCggttccagctgctcctcctttattccgctaGTGGAACAGTGCTGTTCGGTTAAATTcggttcctgctgctgctccaactTTATTCCGCTAGTGGACCAGTGCTGTTCGGTTAAATTCggtttctgctgctcctcctttattccgctaGTGGACCAGTGCTGTTCGGTTAAATTCGGTTTCTGCTGCTCCAACTTTATTCCGCTATTAGACCGGCGCTGCTCGTTTAAACTCGGATCCTGCTGCTCTGTATCGCTCCTTATTTGGTCTTGATAAAAGTCCTCTTCTTTCATTTCGAGTTTGTACTGATCCATTTCGACCCGTCGCTAAATTttagcagctctctgctctgactgtgGCCTCTAAAATGGCAGAACCAGATCTCAGAGTCCCTCCTGctgtctttcttcttctgctgcttcctgtttctagTGTTTTACGTCACTGGCCTCCTTAAGTTTCATTACTGCCACCTATCACACTCCATGCCCTCGTCTCCTATATACTGACGCAGTCATGTGTAAATAATGCAGCAGTCTGCGACAGCTTTTTCTTAAGATAAGCGAATATATAAGAGAAGAAAATATGATGACAAATGCAGTTTAAACAGCACATAATGGAAGTGGACCAGATTACACACAATAATCCAAGGTTAGTTGGTTTTACTAAATATGCTTCCCAGCTGTGACAGGGTTTAACAGACTTACTGGCAGATATCAAAACACTCTGGAGTTCAGTCGTATATACTTAACGTAACAAAAAATAAAGCCATTGGTTAACTGAGCTTGTGATGACTCTTTTAtatttagaatcagaatcagctttaatggatttatatgtggtctgactccgtcttcgttccctcttgtggcaaaaaaacaaattcGCTGCAATTTtgattatagttatttacaaaaattgaccaaataaacaaataaactgcagcttgCTATGTCACATTCCACAGTAGTTATGTATGTGTTatgtatgtttatgtctgtAAGAGTTAttgagtcattgtattgtgtgacTAGTAGAGttcagcctgggggaagaagctgcctgtgtgtctggtggttctggtggctatggctctctgacgcctgccagaggggaggagtacAGTTTATGTGCAgagtgtgtggggtcagcagtgatgcttgctgcctgttttttgagtcTGGCCCGGTTCAGATGCTTGATGGAAAGTAGCTCagtctgaaccaaaccacacagtgatggaggtgcagaggacagactggatgatggccatgtagaagatggtcagcagctcccttggcaggttgaacttcctgagctgtctcaagaagtacaacctctgctgggcctttttgtggacagtgtcCACAAAAAGGACCccaggaacctgaatgagtccaaagtagacactgtgttgttgtggatggtgagggTTGTGAAGCAGGCATGCTATgcgtgtgttttctgcatgtctgcgtgtctgtgcgtgtgcctgtgtatctgcgtgtggtgtgtgtgtgagtacatgtgtgtgtgtgtgtgtgtgtgtgtgtgtgtgtgtgtgtgtgtgtgtgtgtgtgtgtgtgtctgtctgcctgtgtgtgtctgtgtctgtgtgtgtgagatggagTGTTTTTCCTTTACCTCTGagaggtaccagttgctcgtccacgtcacgttaggacccggatcgtagaggctgggcagccgttCCACCCACGcatcccagacctctctcacggctgccagctTGTCCGTTGCTCGCCTGGCTCATTTGGTGATCgacgaaacgcaacagcttcgagtaagcgtgaaacaccttgagcgacatcaTGCACAAGGTGGCGCAAAAAATGGCCCTGCAGCTCTTGGCGTCCCCCAGGCTGGCCTGTAGACCctggacaaaatcaggaggcccaagtaggctcgcaggttGACCTTGTCACAATCTGGGTTTTCTGTTTCTCGTTTTACATTCTAAATTCTACCATCCGTCTGcgatctctgtgctgtgcatgtgggtcctttctctgccgttccgtgacagaacgatctggccagacttggacccagccagcacccaggtctgttacgtttttcttttccctttttctctgTTCACGCGCCTCCGTGCATAATCGggcaccggagcgatggagttttttttccagagttAACGGAGGATATCCGCGGGGATTTCCAGCGACTGGCGAACAAATACGCGGAAGCGTCCAGCGTTGATGCACGTCTCCGTCTGGTGAAACTGGCGCTCGAGATTTTGGAGGACGAATGGTGGTGGCTTGAGTATCCCGGGGTGCAGGCGTTCTATGACCGACTCCGGCGGATGAAGAGGGGtctggcacgcgctctgcgcgcatCGTCCGCCCgtgctgccgcagctgctccCGCCGCCGTTCCTCCGGCAGTTAATGCCTCtactcctgtcgccgctccagcagatcctgtttccgttcctgtcgccgcttcggcggttcacgtctccgttcctcCCGCCGCTCCGGCACCTCCAACCCAAGCTCCAAACGCAAAGTCATGCCCCGTTCAGGCGCCagcgcagccctgtcacgctcaggcgccagcgcagccctgtcacgctcaggcgccagcgcagccctgtcacgctcaggcgccagcgcagccctgtcacgctcaggcgccagccccagtccagtcgcgcTCCGCTcgggccccagtccagtcgcgcTCCGCTCGGGCCCCAATCCAGGCGCGCTCCGCTCGGGCCTTGTCCCAGCCCCAGTCCCGGCGAGTCACGCTtgggccttgtcccagccagagggcaccacccgtCAAACAAGCGTTAtccacacccgatcaggcccgacgtctactccgtcaagctcggcagctgcaagcagccatgccagctccagagaggacgccgtctccctgccggctccagtgaggagtctgagagcagcgctgccggctccagtgaggacgccactcctgttcctgtcggcccggtagaggtcgttcctgtcggcccggtagaggtcgttcctgtcggctcccgcgaggacgccgttctagcccccgttcctgtcagtctcggagtggcagttcccgccgacctccaggaggaggttgcgccagctggagtttctgccgcGGTCCCCGCCGCCCTACTGGCCGCACCCGCAtgggttcctggcggctcggcgcCGGCCGCACCCGCAtgggttcctggcggtccggcagGTTTCCAAGTtagaggaatctccaccacgttggaggatgcttctggtgggataaattGCAgagttggaggatttttcaagttggacgaatCGGTGACAGGTCCCGATTCTCCCCCCAGGTTGGATGATTTtttccaccacgttggaggatcgTTCTGGTGGGATAAATTGACGGGTTAGAGGATGTGGAGCTTTTGGCTTACATCACTGGCTGTATTGAGCTTCTCCCTATGCCTGCCTCTGTTGTTACGCGTAccgattaagatgtccggacacctttggattatgaatacatATGAtgtgaatatgagtgcatatgaatgcattttgTACCCCAATATtaggcatttaatcaaaagtttgccatcataatataataataatcaatttaAGTTAAAACTTTCAATTTAAGTTAAAAAtgctgcttgcatcatcatgttcatcatcagtgggcctgtggcacgggtggaggtagaagggaggaaaaaa carries:
- the LOC114845934 gene encoding zinc finger protein OZF-like, which codes for MDQYKLEMKEEDFYQDQIRSDTEQQDPSLNEQRRSNSGIKLEQQKPNLTEQHWSTSGIKEEQQKPNLTEQHWSTSGIKLEQQQEPNLTEQHCSTSGIKEEQLEPSLSEQHQSTNGAEEEQQQDLDQAGPTDQQKHQAFTRPPELKNHQRNHSGDKPFSCDQCGKTFTSGSGLKTHQQIHTGERPYTCTECGAAFHRLNDLKIHTRVHTGERPHTCEQCGKAFSQLDSLRTHQLVHTGEKPYSCEQCGKAFYYSSRLLTHQRVHNGEKPYSCEQCGKAFLYISRLRTHQSVHTGEKPFSCEQCGKAFSWLSEFQQHERVHTGEKPYSCEQCGKAFSRMKSLQQHQRVHSGETPYSCEQCEKAFSYLSSLRMHQRVHTGEKPYSCEQCGKAFSQISSLYTHQHVHTGEKPFSCEQCGKTFSDRSSSQRHKHVHTREKPYL